Genomic window (Streptomyces sp. TG1A-60):
GGCCGCGCCGGCGATCACGCGGGTCATCTTGGGTCCTTGTTCGAGGGCTTGGTCACGGGTCCAGTCTGGCAGTCGGAGGCGGGGGGGTGTGAGGACCGTGGACCACTGCCGGGTCCGCTGCCCCGGAAGCGGCGCGCCTTCCTCAGCCCTTGTCCAGGTACTGCTCCCTCTCCTCGTCCAGCAGCGCGTCCAGGGCCGTCCTGAGGCCCGGCAGGCGCTTCAGGTCCGGGTCGTCGGCGACGACCCGGACGGCCTCTTCTCTCGCCTCCGCGATGATCTCCTCGTCGTCGATGACGGTGAGCATGCGGAGGCTGGTGCGGGCGCCGGACTGGGCCTGGCCCAGGACATCGCCCTCGCGGCGTTGTTCCAGGTCGATGCGGGAGAGCTCGAAGCCGTCGAGGGTCGAGGCGACGGCGTTGAGGCGCTGACGGGCCGGACTCGCCTCGGGCATGTCGGTGACGAGGAGGCAGAGGCCGGGAGCGGAGCCCCGGCCGACGCGGCCTCGGAGCTGGTGGAGCTGGGAGACGCCGAAGCGGTCGGCGTCCATGATCACCATGGCCGTGGCGTTCGGGACGTTCACTCCGACCTCGATGACCGTCGTCGCGACCAGGACGTGGGTCTCGCCGGCGGCGAAGCGGCGCATGACCGCGTCCTTGTCGTCGGGGTGCATACGGCCGTGCAGGACCTCGACCGCGAGACCTTGAAGGGGGCCCTTGGCCAGTTGGTCGGCGACCTCCAGGACGGCGAGGGGCGGGCGCTTCTCGGCCTCGTCCTCGGGGGACTTGCTGCCGGACTTCTTCGGGTCGTCCTCCTCGTCTCCGATGCGGGGGCAGACGACGTACGCCTGATGTCCGTTGTCGACCTCCTCCCGGACGCGCTCCCAGGTGCGGGCGAGGAAGTGGGGCTTGTCGGCTGCCGGCACGACATGGCTGGCGATGGGTGAGCGGCCGGCGGGGAGTTGGTCGAGGACGGAGGTCTCCAGGTCACCGAAGACGGTCATGGCCACCGTGCGGGGGATGGGGGTGGCCGTCATGACGAGGAGGTGGGGCGGCTGCTTGCCCTTGCCGCGCAGGGCGTCGCGCTGTTCGACGCCGAAGCGGTGCTGTTCGTCCACGACGACCAGACCCAGGTCGTGGAACTGCACCTTGTCCTCGATCAGCGCGTGGGTGCCGATGACGATGCCCGCCTCGCCGGTGACCAGTTCGAGCAGGGCCTGGCGGCGGGCCGCGGCGCCCATCGAGCCGGTGAGCAGCACCACTTTGGTGGCGTGCTCGGCCCCGCCCAGCAGCCCGCCCTCGGCCAGCTCGCCCATCATCTCGGTGACCGACCGGTGGTGCTGCTGGGCGAGCACCTCGGTGGGCGCGAGCATGGCCGCCTGGCCGCCGGCGTCGACCACGGCGAGCATGGCCCGCAGGGCCACCATCGTCTTGCCGGAACCCACTTCCCCCTGGAGCAGCCGGTGCATCGGGTGCTCGGTGGCCAGGTCGTCGAAGATCTCCTTGGAGACCTTCCGCTGGCCGTCGGTGAGGGTGAAGGGGAGGCAGGCGTCGAAGGCGGTGAGGAGGCCGTAGGGGGCGGGTCTGCGGGCTACGGCGGGGAGCTGCGCGTCGGCGTACCGGCGGCGGGCGAGGGCGACCTGGAGGACGAAGGCCTCGTCCCACTTGAGACGGTCGCGGGCGCCCTCGATGTCCGCTTTGGTATGGGGGCGGTGGATCTTCAGGAGGGCTTCGGGGAGCGGGACGAGGCCGCGGCCCGCGCGCAGGGCGTCGGGCAGGGGGTCGGCGGCCTCCTGGGCGCTCGGGAGGACCGTCTGGACGGCTTTGGCGATCTTCCAGGACTCCAGCTTGGCGGTGGCGGGATAGAGGGGGATGAGGGCGCCGGCCCAGGTGTCGACGGTCTCCGTGACATCGTCGCCGCGGAGCAGTTCGTAGGCCGGGTGGGCCAGTTGGAGGCGGCGGTTGAAGACGGAGACCTTGCCGGCGAAGAGGGCGCGGGTGCCAGGGAGGAGCTCCTTGTGGGGTTTGTGCACGCCGTTGCCGAAGAAGACGAGCTGGAGGCGCCCGCTGCCGTCCGTGATGGTCACTTCCAGGCGCTGGCCCTTGCCCCGGGGGGCCTTGGCGGAGGCGAAGGTGTGCAGGCGGGCGTCGGCGACCTGGGCGACCACCGTGACGTGCTCGTCCATGGGCAGGTCGGTGAGGTGGGTGAGCTGGCCACGCTCCTCGTACCGGCGGGGATAGTGGTGCAGCAGGTCCCCGACGGTGTGCAGGCCGAGGTGCTCGGCCATCACCTTGGCGGTGGCGGCGCCGAGCGTGTTCTTGAGCGGTTCTTCGAGCGCGGGCACGAGATCCATTGCACACCACGGCACTGACAATCCCGCACAGGTCCCCGAAATCCGCTGGTCAGACGGGTCGTTCGTGCCGGCACGGGTGCCCGGCAGCGGATGGACCAGCCGCTGCCGGCTGGACCGGCTTCCGCTGGGCGTGCGCCCGACGCGGACCGTCGTGCCGGTGCCGGTACCCCGGCCGCCCGCCCCGGGGAGCGCGGGGCGGCCCGGGACGAGCTGCCCGCCCTTGTCGCCGAGGCCCGGCGGCTCGCCGAGGCGCTGCACCCCGGCTCCGTCGAGGCCTGGGCTGCCGTGGCGTGTGCCGCCGAGGTTGAGGGCACGGAGCTGGACGCCCGGGACCGCGCGGAGATCGTCGACCATGAGGCGATCGGCCTCGGTCCGGAGGGCCGCGCTCTCTTCGAGCGCGCGGCAGAGCCGTACGAGGCGGCCGGCGACCCGGGCGAAGCACTGGCCCCACGCGCACGTGGGGCGAACGTCCACGCCCTCACGGGCCACCCCGAGGCGGGCCCTGGCGCTGGTCTTCGAGCCGTACGAGCGGATCCTCGCCCTCTGTGCGGACGGCGGACCGGCGCACGCAGACGGCGTCCGTGCCAATGGGCCGGGCTCGGATTCCCGTCAGCGGATGCACGAGACGGAGGACCCCGAATCGGTGGGCATGGCCGAGGCCGCCGTACGGGAGCTGGCGGACTTCGTGGATCCGCGCCGCGCGGAGGACGTACGGCTGGCCTCGCGGGCCGCGGCGGGGCGGGCGCGGGGTGTGCTGTCGGTGGTCGCCGGGCGGAACGACGAGACGGCGGTGGCCCGGCGGGCGGAGGCGGAGAGGCTGCCGGAGCTGGCGGGGGTCCGGAGCGACAAGCTGAGCGGGGTGGGGGCGCGCCTCCGGGTTCTCGCCCCCGTCGCCCCCACTCGTCCCGTCCCGTCCCCAGGGGCGGCTGCCCCTTCAACCCCGCCGAAGACACGGGGCTCCGCCCCGGGCCCCGCTCACGCGGTTCCCCGCGCCCCCGCATCCAGCCACCGGCCAACCCGCGCCCGAACTACTCCACGCCGATCAGCAGCAGCGCCCCCTGTCGGCCGCCCCGGTACACGACGGTGTCCACCGCCAGGTACGACTCGCGCACGCTGGTCTCCACGTGGTCCGCGACCCCCGTGGGGGCCTCGTCGCCGAGGACGAGGGTGACCATCTCGCCACCGGCGGCGAGCATGCGGTCGACCACCGCCGCCGCGGTCGCCGTGACGTCGGAGCCGATGACGGCGACATCGCCGTCGATGAGGCCGAGGACGTCACCGGCCTGGCAGATGCCGGCCATGGTCCAGGACTGGCGCTCGGCGATGACGACCTCGGCGTAGCGGGTGGCGCCCGCGGCGGAGGTCATGGAGACGACGTCCTCGTCGAAGCGGCGGTCGGGCTCGTGGACCGCGAGCGCGGCGATGCCCTGGACGGCGGAGCGGGTGGGGATGAGGGCGACCCGGACGCCCTCGGCGCGGGCCTGCTCGGCTGCGGCAGCGGCTGTGTGGCGAAGGTCCGCGTCGTTCGGCAGCAGCACCACCTCGCGCGCGTGGGCCCGTCGTACGGCCTCCACGAGCTCTCCGCTGGCGGGGGGCTCCCCGGGACGGGCGAGGACCGTGGTCGCGCCGGCCCCGGTGTACAGCCCGGCCAGCCCCTCCCCCGGCACGACGGCCACGACCGCCCGCTGGGCGCGCTCGCGCGGCTGCCGCCCGGCCGCACCGGCCATGTGCGCGTCCTCGGCGCCGAAGTGCGTGATCCGGATCCGGTACGGCCGCCCGGCCTCGACTCCCGCCTCCACTGCGGCCCCGGCGTCGTCGACGTGCACATGGACGTTCCACAGCCCGTCCCCGCCGACCACGACGAGGGAGTCGCCCAGCCCGTCCAGCCGTTGCCGCAGGCGGGCCACGGCCGTGTCCTCCGCCTCCAGGAGGTAGATCACCTCGAAGGCGGGCCCGTCGGCGCCCGGCCGGTCTTCCGCGCACACCTCCGGTACGACACCGAGGTCCGCCACGCGCGCGAGGCCCTCCGGCGCGGTCACCGCCCTGGGAGCGTCCCCCGTGAACGTCTCCACCAGCGCCGCCAGCACCGCCACCAGGCCCCGTCCACCCGCGTCGACGACGCCGGCGCGGGCCAGGGCGGCCAGTTGGCCGGGGGTGGCCGCGAGGGCCGTACCGGCGCCCTCGTAGGCGGCGCGGGCGACCGTGCCGCAGTCGCCCTCGGTGTCGGTGGCCGCGTCGGCCGCCGCGGAGGCGACGGTGAGGACGGTGCCCTCGACGGGGTGGGCGACGGCGTCGCGGGCGGAGTCGGCGGCGCGGCGGAGGGCGAGCCGGAGGCCCCGGCCGTCGGTGTGGGCCGCCTCACGGTCGTCGGCGAGGACCTGTGCCATACCGCGCAGGAGCTGGGCGAGGATCGTCCCGGAGTTCCCCCGGGCCCCGATCAGCGCGCCGTGCGCCATGGCCCGCGCGGCCTCGGCGAGCGTGGGTTCCCCCTCAGCGCCGCGCGGGCCGCCGGCCTCGTGTCCCGCGAACACGGCCTCGACGGCCGCCGCGGCCGACTCCATCGTGAGGTAGAGGTTCGTGCCGGTGTCGCCGTCGGCCACCGGGTACACGTTGATGGCGTCGATCTCCTCGCGCGCGCGTCCCAGCGCCGCCAGCGCCAGTCCGCACCAGGTGCGCACCGCGAGAGCATCGAAGACTGTCTGCGGCACCTGCGGCACCTGGGCCTCCTTGAGCGGCTTGGCTGCTGGACGTGGGATCAGGTGGGACGCCGCACGTCGCACGCAGCGTAGACCGGTGGTGGTGACCGCCGGTGAGAGGACCGGGACGAGCCCTGGACCAGCCATGGTAGTTTCGTTGTACGGACGCGGTCGTTGTATGCTGCTCCGGTTGTCCGATCCAGATCGACGATCCGGTTCGGACTCTTCCCCCTGGCAACGCCACTCGGGTCCCAGTTTCTGGGATCGTGATCCCGGCATGCCGGGATCAACCGTAAGTGCACCTGAAGTCTTTGGAGTGACCCGTGGCTGCCAACTGCGACGTCTGCGGCAAGGGGCCGGGCTTCGGCAACAACATCTCGCACTCGCACCGCCGTACGTCCCGTCGCTGGAACCCGAACATCCAGCGCGTCCGTACCGTGGTCGGCGGGACGCCGAAGCGCGTGAACGCCTGCACCTCGTGCATCAAGGCCGGCAAGGTCTCGCGCTGACGCTCAGCTAGCGCGCGGCCACTGCTGGTTCGCTGCACAGAGCCGGTCCACCGAAGGGTGGGCCGGCTTTTTGCCGTACCCGGACGCCGCTCGGCCGCGCGATCGAGATCCGGCCGGCGGCGTCAGGCCGAGGGAGTCCGGCGGGTCAGGTCCCACCCGTGGTCCACGGGCCCGATGCCCCCGCCGAGCGCGAACCCGGCGGCGATCGCGCCGGTGACGTACTCCTTGGCCGTCCTCACGGCCCGCGGTACGGCCCGTCCCTTCGCGAGCTGCGAGGCGATCGCGGAGGCGAGGGTGCAGCCCGTGCCGTGCGTGTGCCGGTTGTCGTACCTGGCTGCCCGCAGCCAGTGCTCCTCAAAGCCATCGGTGAGCAGGTCGACGGCCTCTCCCGAGAGATGCCCGCCCTTGATCAGCACCCACCGGGGGCCGTACGCCAGCACCGCCTCGGCCGCCTCGCGCATCCCGGCCTCCGACCGGACCTGTAGGCCGGTGAGTTGGGCCACCTCGTCGAGGTTGGGGGTGGCCACGGTCGCCGTCGGCAGCAGGCTCACGCGGACGGCGTCCAGTGCGGAGGCGGCGAGCAGCGGGTCGCCGTGCTTGGAGACGCCGACCGGGTCGACGACGACCGGCGCGTCCGTGGCGGCGAGCAACGCGGCGACGGCCTCGACGAGTTCGGCGGAGGCG
Coding sequences:
- a CDS encoding DAK2 domain-containing protein, producing MPQVPQTVFDALAVRTWCGLALAALGRAREEIDAINVYPVADGDTGTNLYLTMESAAAAVEAVFAGHEAGGPRGAEGEPTLAEAARAMAHGALIGARGNSGTILAQLLRGMAQVLADDREAAHTDGRGLRLALRRAADSARDAVAHPVEGTVLTVASAAADAATDTEGDCGTVARAAYEGAGTALAATPGQLAALARAGVVDAGGRGLVAVLAALVETFTGDAPRAVTAPEGLARVADLGVVPEVCAEDRPGADGPAFEVIYLLEAEDTAVARLRQRLDGLGDSLVVVGGDGLWNVHVHVDDAGAAVEAGVEAGRPYRIRITHFGAEDAHMAGAAGRQPRERAQRAVVAVVPGEGLAGLYTGAGATTVLARPGEPPASGELVEAVRRAHAREVVLLPNDADLRHTAAAAAEQARAEGVRVALIPTRSAVQGIAALAVHEPDRRFDEDVVSMTSAAGATRYAEVVIAERQSWTMAGICQAGDVLGLIDGDVAVIGSDVTATAAAVVDRMLAAGGEMVTLVLGDEAPTGVADHVETSVRESYLAVDTVVYRGGRQGALLLIGVE
- the rpmB gene encoding 50S ribosomal protein L28 codes for the protein MAANCDVCGKGPGFGNNISHSHRRTSRRWNPNIQRVRTVVGGTPKRVNACTSCIKAGKVSR
- the thiD gene encoding bifunctional hydroxymethylpyrimidine kinase/phosphomethylpyrimidine kinase, coding for MSTAPPRVLTVAGSDSGGGAGIQADLKTMLALGVHGMSVVTAVTAQNSLGVQGAWELPVEAVRAQYRSVVDDIGVQAVKTGMLASAELVEAVAALLAATDAPVVVDPVGVSKHGDPLLAASALDAVRVSLLPTATVATPNLDEVAQLTGLQVRSEAGMREAAEAVLAYGPRWVLIKGGHLSGEAVDLLTDGFEEHWLRAARYDNRHTHGTGCTLASAIASQLAKGRAVPRAVRTAKEYVTGAIAAGFALGGGIGPVDHGWDLTRRTPSA
- the recG gene encoding ATP-dependent DNA helicase RecG; its protein translation is MDLVPALEEPLKNTLGAATAKVMAEHLGLHTVGDLLHHYPRRYEERGQLTHLTDLPMDEHVTVVAQVADARLHTFASAKAPRGKGQRLEVTITDGSGRLQLVFFGNGVHKPHKELLPGTRALFAGKVSVFNRRLQLAHPAYELLRGDDVTETVDTWAGALIPLYPATAKLESWKIAKAVQTVLPSAQEAADPLPDALRAGRGLVPLPEALLKIHRPHTKADIEGARDRLKWDEAFVLQVALARRRYADAQLPAVARRPAPYGLLTAFDACLPFTLTDGQRKVSKEIFDDLATEHPMHRLLQGEVGSGKTMVALRAMLAVVDAGGQAAMLAPTEVLAQQHHRSVTEMMGELAEGGLLGGAEHATKVVLLTGSMGAAARRQALLELVTGEAGIVIGTHALIEDKVQFHDLGLVVVDEQHRFGVEQRDALRGKGKQPPHLLVMTATPIPRTVAMTVFGDLETSVLDQLPAGRSPIASHVVPAADKPHFLARTWERVREEVDNGHQAYVVCPRIGDEEDDPKKSGSKSPEDEAEKRPPLAVLEVADQLAKGPLQGLAVEVLHGRMHPDDKDAVMRRFAAGETHVLVATTVIEVGVNVPNATAMVIMDADRFGVSQLHQLRGRVGRGSAPGLCLLVTDMPEASPARQRLNAVASTLDGFELSRIDLEQRREGDVLGQAQSGARTSLRMLTVIDDEEIIAEAREEAVRVVADDPDLKRLPGLRTALDALLDEEREQYLDKG